Proteins encoded by one window of Nasonia vitripennis strain AsymCx chromosome 5, Nvit_psr_1.1, whole genome shotgun sequence:
- the LOC100123429 gene encoding epoxide hydrolase 4 — MEMRIVHVSICERVKLYFLAVVYGWYMVLRRLVKWAWNPKTFFMLQQRDKPPPCLVDNSFGKHSYVKLKGIKFHYVEAGDRTKSLLLLLHGFPDCWLSWREQIPVLSAHYRVVALDLKGFGDSDKPLNKSSYRIEILIDELKRFIFALGAKNCSIIGHDLGGLLGWYMAAIHDDIVCKFIAISSPHPNIYWDGMSNESFFSTRWMHFSRLPFLPEIDVLKEDLSVINDTFKHIHMSEGENKNDYVEAYKYTFSRKEDWTGPINYYRTLPYVRLITDGNQHITTSTLLIVGNSDPSVSLENIVQSTEYLEKFNVKIVTGAGHFPHQEKPEFVNESIIKFLIGNPVVEKTSNKNLVSSLIGSISTTVKYGNQMFDAVHKRTNGVVNGLPSKVLYLGQTST; from the exons ATGGAGATGAGGATCGTTCACGTGTCCATCTGCGAACGCGTCAAGCTCTACTTTTTAGCAGTCGTTTACGGCTGGTACATGGTGCTTAGGCGCCTTGTCAAATGGGCCTGGAATCCAAAGACTTTCTTCATGCTGCAACAGAGAGACAAACCGCCACCTTGCCTGGTTGACAATAGCTTTGGCAAACACTCTTACGTCAAGCTCAAG GGCATAAAATTTCACTACGTGGAAGCAGGAGATAGAACAAAATCGCTATTACTACTTTTACATGGCTTTCCAGACTGTTGGTTATCGTGGAGAGAACAAATCCCTGTTCTCTCTGCACATTATAG AGTCGTAGCATTAGACTTAAAAGGATTTGGCGATAGCGACAAGCCTTTGAATAAGAGCTCGTATAGAATTGAGATTTTAATTGATGAATTAAAACGATTTATTTTCGCACTAGGTGCAAAAAATTGTAGCATAATAGGGCATGATCTTGGTGGTCTTTTAGGTTGGTACATGGCTGCAATACACGATGACATAGTTTGTAAATTTATTGCTATTTCTAGTCCACATCCTAATATTTACTGGGATGGAATGTCTAATGAATCCTTTTTCAGTACCAG GTGGATGCATTTCAGTAGATTACCGTTTTTACCTGAAATCGACGTTTTAAAAGAAGATCTATCAGTTATCAATGACACATTTAAGCATATCCACATGAGTGAaggggaaaataaaaatgattatgTCGAGGCTTATAAATACACTTTCAGTAGAAAAG AGGATTGGACTGGACCAATTAATTACTATAGAACTCTGCCCTATGTACGACTAATCACAGATGGTAATCAGCATATTACGACAAGTACTCTCTTAATAGTTGGAAATTCCGACCCATCTGTGTCATTAGAAAACATTGTACAAAGTACAGAATActtggaaaaattcaatgtCAAAATTGTAACTGGAGCAGGACACTTTCCGCATCAAGAAAAGCCTGAATTCGTAAATGAATCGATTATTAAATTCCTTATTG GTAATCCAGTCGTGGAAAAAACATCAAACAAAAATCTTGTATCTTCATTGATTGGATCTATAAGTACCACTGTGAAGTATGGAAACCAAATGTTCGATGCAGTGCACAAAAGAACTAATGGAGTTGTGAATGGTTTGCCAAGTAAAGTGTTATATTTAGGACAAACGAGTACATAG